Genomic segment of Syntrophomonadaceae bacterium:
ACATTGTTTACGGCGGAGGCGAGGCCAATGTAGCCTTTGCCCTGGCTCAGTCTGGGGTGGAAGCGGCATATGTGACAAAGCTGCCGGCTAACCCCATCGGCGATGCCGCCATAAACGAATTGCGTAAGTTTGGGGTGAATACCCGGCATATCCTGCGCGGCGGAGAGAGAATTGGGATTTATTTTTGCGAAAAAGGAGCGGCCATGAGGCCCTCCAAGGTGGTCTACGACCGGAAGCATTCCGCCATTGCCGGGATCAAACCGGGCGAGATTAATTGGCCCGCAATCTTTGCCGGGGCCGAATGGTTTCATTTTACCGGCATTACCCCGGCTTTGGGGGACAATGTGGCGGAGGTTTGCCTGGAGGCCTGCCAGGAGGCCAAAAAGGCAGGGTTAACAGTCAGTTGCGATTTGAATTTCCGCAAAAACCTGTGGACCTCGGCCAAGGCCAGGGAAGTGATGACAAGGCTGATGCCCTTTGTGGATGTGGCCATTGCCAATGAGGAAGACGCGGAAAAGGTCTTTGGCATCAAGGCTGATGCTACTGATATTGCAGCGGGGCATTTAAACATTGCTGGCTATCAGCAGGTTTGCCGCGAGATGGCGGCCAGATTTAATTTCAAGCAGGTAGCCATCACTTTAAGGGAAAGCCTGTCCGCATCTGACAACGGCTGGTCCGGGCTGTTGTATGATGGTAGCGAGTTTTACCAGGGCCAAAGGTATGTCATCCATATCGTGGACCGGGTTGGCGGCGGGGACTCCTTTGCTGCCGGGCTGATCTATGCCATGCTGCATAACTTCGGCGGGCAAGAGGCCATTGATTTTGCCGTAGCGGCGTCGGCCTTGAAGCATACGATTGAAGGCGATTTCAATATAGTTTCAATAGAAGAAATTGAAACCCTGGCCGGCGGGGATGCCTCCGGCCGGGTCCAGCGCTAGACAAAGCAATAAGAAGGGATGAGAACCGATGCTGATTGATGATATCAGGCGTTTTAAAGAAAAACTGGCAGCGGGGGCTGTCTTTGGCCCTTTTGCCAAAACCAAAGACCCAGCCTTCATTGAAATTGCCGGTTATGCAGGTTTTGACTTTGTAATTTTGGACTTGGAGCACGGTCCCAACAGTATCGAAACTGCCCAGGATTTGATCAGGGCGGCGCGGCTGGCTAAAATACTGCCTATTGTCAGGGTAAAAGAAGAAAACGATTCTGTGATCAAAGAGGCCCTGGATATCGGCGCCGCCGGCATTCAGGTCCCCCAGGTGACGACGGCGGAAGCAGCAAAAAAGATTGTCCGGCTGGCGAAATTTGCCCCGGACGGGATGCGGGGCTTGTGCCGGTTTGTCCGGGCGGCCAATTATTCCAGCTTGGACAGGTATGAATACATTCAAAGCTCCAATGAAACCCTGATTATCGCCCAGTTGGAGGGGCAGGAGGCGATTGCCAACCTGGACGAAATAATGGACGTTAAGGGGAT
This window contains:
- a CDS encoding sugar kinase, coding for MARVVCFGEIMLRLSPPGYQRFVQANSFDIVYGGGEANVAFALAQSGVEAAYVTKLPANPIGDAAINELRKFGVNTRHILRGGERIGIYFCEKGAAMRPSKVVYDRKHSAIAGIKPGEINWPAIFAGAEWFHFTGITPALGDNVAEVCLEACQEAKKAGLTVSCDLNFRKNLWTSAKAREVMTRLMPFVDVAIANEEDAEKVFGIKADATDIAAGHLNIAGYQQVCREMAARFNFKQVAITLRESLSASDNGWSGLLYDGSEFYQGQRYVIHIVDRVGGGDSFAAGLIYAMLHNFGGQEAIDFAVAASALKHTIEGDFNIVSIEEIETLAGGDASGRVQR
- a CDS encoding aldolase encodes the protein MLIDDIRRFKEKLAAGAVFGPFAKTKDPAFIEIAGYAGFDFVILDLEHGPNSIETAQDLIRAARLAKILPIVRVKEENDSVIKEALDIGAAGIQVPQVTTAEAAKKIVRLAKFAPDGMRGLCRFVRAANYSSLDRYEYIQSSNETLIIAQLEGQEAIANLDEIMDVKGIDVLFVGTYDLSQSLGVPGQVNHPLVLSKVQEIIERCQAKGIHVGSFADTLENAKYFKEAGVKYISYSSDMGLFYEQCRQTAGALRQG